Proteins encoded within one genomic window of Theobroma cacao cultivar B97-61/B2 chromosome 7, Criollo_cocoa_genome_V2, whole genome shotgun sequence:
- the LOC18507185 gene encoding BI1-like protein, with product MATDNESDDNENREKWALMFAVYAIISLQFLLAVAVGSVVVSVSRIPHFVLHTAPGLSIYIISIVLCLIIQCVLLDLRKRWPCNCILFILWTILFASAVGLSCSYSKGGGKTVLETIILISVVAVVLTLHSLYSMLRERDFSSGELVLISFFLVACVYIPIQVFHPFAKLSTSIFACLFALSFAGRMYIAGNLFIKHKFYDPIGAAVIVHLIFLMTNPNRKELTSSRAGRVPLRNP from the exons ATGGCAACAGATAATGAGTCTGATGACAATGAGAATAGAGAGAAATGGGCCTTGATGTTTGCCGTCTATGCCATAATCTCCTTGCAGTTTCTCCTTGCTGTTGCGGTTGGATCAGTAGTTGTTTCGGTTTCCAGGATTCCCCACTTTGTGCTCCACACGGCACCAGGCCTTTCCATCTATATCATCTCCATAGTCCTTTGCTTGATAA TTCAATGTGTGCTTCTTGATCTTCGAAAACGTTGGCCCTGCAACTGtattctttttatattatggaCCATTTTATTTGCCTCTGCTGTGGGACTCTCCTGTTCCTACTCAAAAG GGGGAGGAAAAACTGTTTTAGAGACCATAATTCTGATAAGTGTTGTAGCTGTGGTCCTAACACTTCACTCTTTATATTCAATGCTCAGAGAGCGTGATTTCAGCTCAGGTGAACTCGTTTTGATCAGTTTCTTCCTGGTGGCTTGTGTTTACATTCCCATTCAG GTCTTTCACCCTTTTGCAAAGCTATCAACATCAATATTTGCTTGCCTTTTTGCACTTTCTTTCGCCGGTCGTATGTACATTGCTGGAAATCTCTTCATCAAGCACAAATTTTACGACCCCATTGGTGCTGCGGTCATTGTTCATCTCATCTTTCTCATGACCAATCCTAATCGAAAGGAACTCACCAGCAGTCGAGCAGGCCGGGTGCCTCTGAGGAACCCTTAA